Proteins encoded in a region of the Diospyros lotus cultivar Yz01 chromosome 9, ASM1463336v1, whole genome shotgun sequence genome:
- the LOC127809835 gene encoding homeobox-leucine zipper protein HAT22-like: protein MGLAELGNAGLRLGLGTGPAAGSPSRAWWCQTPEKPCPKLDVPWLGKAAAAGLEPALTLGLGGETCNQLSDEAVSSFSNGSVKRERELGSDEAEIERVSSRIVISDEDDDGANARKKLRLNKDQSAVLEESFKRHSTLNPRQKQELSRKLNLRPRQVEVWFQNRRARTKLKQTEVDCELLKKCCEKLRDENKRLQKEVQELKALKLAHPLYMQLPAATLSICPSCERTVAGGDNTSRSQFLMPPKTHLFPPFNPSAAC, encoded by the exons ATGGGTCTCGCAGAGCTCGGTAACGCTGGCCTCCGTTTAGGCCTTGGCACTGGGCCGGCGGCCGGAAGTCCGTCCAGGGCCTGGTGGTGTCAAACGCCGGAAAAGCCGTGTCCAAAGCTCGATGTTCCTTGGCTGGggaaggcggcggcggcgggtTTGGAGCCGGCGCTGACTTTGGGGCTCGGTGGAGAGACCTGTAATCAACTCTCCGACGAGGCTGTCTCATCGTTTTCGAATGGTAGTGTTAAGAGGGAGCGCGAGCTGGGCAGTGATGAGGCTGAGATAGAGAGGGTTTCTTCGAGAATAGTAATAAGCGATGAAGATGACGACGGTGCTAATGCAAGGAAGAAGCTTAGACTCAACAAAGACCAATCTGCGGTTCTAGAGGAAAGCTTCAAGCGTCATAGCACCCTCAATCCT CGACAAAAGCAAGAGCTATCAAGGAAGCTGAATCTGAGGCCGAGACAAGTTGAAGTTTGGTTTCAGAACAGGCGAGCAAG AACAAAGCTTAAGCAAACTGAGGTGGACTGCGAGTTATTGAAGAAATGCTGCGAGAAACTGAGGGACGAGAACAAGAGGTTACAGAAGGAGGTACAAGAGCTCAAGGCGCTGAAACTGGCCCATCCCTTATACATGCAGCTGCCGGCGGCGACGCTCTCCATTTGCCCGTCCTGCGAGAGAACCGTCGCCGGCGGGGACAACACTTCGAGGAGCCAGTTTTTGATGCCTCCCAAGACTCACCTCTTTCCTCCCTTCAATCCCTCAGCAGCCTGTTAA